The genomic segment TGACCTCCCCTCTTATCCGCAAGAACGGCGTACTCGTTGAAGCTGGCTGGGACGAAGCTCTCTCGCTCATTACTAATCGTTTCAAATCTCACATACAAAATTTCGGCTCTGATTCAATTGCCGGGTTCAGTTCTGCCCGTTGTACCAACGAAGAAAATTATCTCATGCAAAAATATATGCGCGCAGCTATCGGTACTAATAATATCGACCACTGCGCGCGGCTCTGACACGCCCCAACCGTAGCCGGTCTGGCTGCAGCATTCGGAAGCGGGTCAATGTCTAATTCCATAAACGAACTTGATTTAATGGGAACTGGAAACGCAATTTTCACAATAGGAAGCAACACCACAGAGTGCCATCCTATTATCGGTATGCGCATGATGGAAGCGGCCCAGCGCGGCACAAAATTAGTTATAGCTGATCCACGGGCAATAACACTAGCGCAACATGCGGATGTGTGGTTACAGCTTAAGCCGGGAACAGATGTAGCGCTGCTGAATAGCATCGCAAACGTTCTGATTCGCGAAGGCCTGACTGACGAAAATTTCATATCTACACGTACTGAAGGGTACGAAGCGGCCCGCGACCTTGTAGCTCGCTACACTCCGGAATTTGCGGAAACGATCACCACAGTACCTGCGCAAAAAATTTATGAAGCTGCCCGCATTATAGGATCATCAAAAACCACCGCCACCTATTACACAATGGGTATCACGCAACATACCTCCGGTGTGGATAATGTACGCAGCGTTGCAAACATTGCAATGCTTACTGGTAACATGGGAAAACCTCTCACGGGCGTTAATCCCCTTCGCGGCCAAAATAATGTTCAAGGTTCCTGCGATATGGGCACATTGCCGGATGTTATGACGGGCTATCAAAAGTTAAATTTGCCTGAAGTGCGTGATAAATTCAGCAAAGTTTGGAACGTTAACCTTTCGGATAAAACAGGGCTTAAAATACCCGAAGTTTTAGATGGAATTGAACAGGGCAGCATTAAAGGGTTGTTTGTTTTCGGCGAAAATCCCATGCGTAGCGATCCTGATATCAATCACGTTAAACATTGCCTTGAAGCTATAGACTTTCTGGTCGTACAGGATATTTTTCTTACCGAAACAGCAGAGCTTGCTGATGTAGTTTTACCGGGAGCCAGCTTTGCGGAAAAAGACGGAACTTTCTCATCAACCGAAAGGCGTGTCCAATTGGTGCGTAAGGCCATCGACCCCATAGGAAACAGCAGACCCGACTGGCAAATTTTAGCTGAGCTTCTGAACCGTATGGGAATTAGCAAAGAGTATTCATCACCCGAAGATATTTTTGACGAAATTCGTTCGCTAACTCCGAGCTATAGCGGAATTACATATTCGCGGCTTGAAACTGAACATTTGCAATGGCCCTGCCCCTCTGAGGATCACCAAGGAACTCCGATTCTGCATGTTGATCAATTCGTGCGCGGCAAGGGGGCTTTTCTAGCTGCTGAATATAGAGATCCAGCCGAAATGACGGACGAAAATTATCCGCTAATCCTTACCACGGGCCGAATCACCACCCACTACCACACAGGCACAATGAGCCGCCGCTGTTGGGGACTGGACGGAGCAAGGCCCGAGGAGATGGTAGAAGTTAATCCGGCGGATGCGGACTCTTATCATATTAAAGATGGCGGCTATATCGTTGTTACATCACGAAGGGGTGAACTTCGGGCGCGGGCGCAAATTACAGACAGAGTTCCTGAAGGGTTGATTTTCACAACCTTCCATTTCAGCGAAAGTCCCGGAAATATACTCACCAACAGTGCCGCGGACCCTATAACAGGTACGCCGGAGTTTAAAGTTTGCGCAGCGAAAATTCGCTCGGATTAAATAGAAAATCGTAAGTAAATGGAAAATAGTTAGTAAATAAAACGGTACCTACTAGTATCATTTAATAATATTTTGGCATCAGAATTAAAACCTAGAGGAATATATGTCTTCTTCACTTAGTAATTTTATTGCAGCAGATTCAGAGAAATGCATAGGGTGCAAGCTTTGCGAAATAGCTTGCTCTCAGGCGCATTCTGAAAGCACGGCATTTACAGTCGGAGCGCTAACCAGCCCTATTTTGCCGCGCCTATACGTTGTGCAGACTCCTGAAATCACAGTACCCGTGCAATGCCGCCACTGTGAAGACGCCCCCTGCGCCAACTGCTGCCCTGTTTCTGCCATCAGCCGCAAGAACGGTGCTATTATCGTTGAAAAGAAACTTTGCGTGGGATGTAAAACCTGCATGCTGGCCTGTCCATTCGGAGCCATAGAGCTGCTTCCTGTATATGAAAACGGTAAGCCCATTATGCAGCCAGTTTTATGTGAGGAAAACGAATCATCGGTTGACGAAGCTCCTATGCTTTTTGCCGGAAAATGCGACCTCTGCACGGACCGCGCGAAAGGTCCTGCGTGCGTTGAAATATGTCCCGAAAAAGCCCTAAGTTTAATCGACCCTGCCCGCATGAAACGGGACCGCAACATTAAAGCTGCTATGAGCTTTTTAAATACTTCACAAAATTTCTCCTGAGGTTAGTTTAATGACAAAAGTAAGAGAACTCATCAAAATTGACCCCGAATTATGCACAGGCTGCGAACGGTGCAAAGACGTATGTCCCGTAAATGCAATTTTTGGCAAAAAAGGTGAACCGCATAGAGTTGAATCCTCCCGTTGCGTTTTTTGCGGGCAATGCGTTCAGACATGCAGCGGCTACAGCTCAGTATTAGATGAGCCCGAAACACCGCGCGCAGATAAACTTCGCGAACGCGGAATGTTCGAATCCACAACAGAACCGCTATTTGCTGCCTACTGTGCGGGCGACGCTTTGGAAGTTGCGGCAGCGCTAAAAACGGACAAGTTTTCCATGGTCCAATGCGCGCCGTCGGTACGCGTTGCCATTGGCGAAGATTTTGGAATGCCAGCCGGAAGCCTCACACCCGGAAAAATGGCCGCAGCCCTTCGCAGAATAGGCTTCAGCAGAGTATATGATACAAACTTTGCTGCGGACCTTACCATAATGGAAGAAGGACACGAACTACTAGCGCGCATCAGCACTGACGCAACGCTTCCCATGTTCACCTCCTGCTGTCCTGCGTGGGTGCGTTTCATGGAACAGCATTACTCGGATCTGCTCCCGCACCTCTCGAGCTGTAAATCACCACAGCAAATGTCGGGTGCACTTTTTAAAACTTACGGCGCAGATATTGACGGCAAAGCGCGAGAAGAAATTTACAGCGTGGCCGTTATGCCCTGCACTTGTAAAAAGTATGAAAGCGCGAGGCCGGAAATGAGTATGGATGGTTACCGAGATGTGGATGCCGTTATTACTACCCGCGAACTGGCATACCTTATCCGCGAAGCAGGAATAGATTTTACATCACTGCCGGACGAAGATTTCGACAGACCACTAGGGACATATACAGGAGCCGGAAACATTTTCGGGGTCACGGGCGGCGTAATGGAAGCCGCGCTTCGCACTGCCTACGAACTAGTTTCGGGTGAGCCTGTTCCCGACACAGATCTTCTATTTGTGCGCGGCGGAGAGGGAACCAGAACTGCGTTCATCACCATAGAAGATAAAACGTTCAAAGTAGCGGTAGTTGCAGGACTTAAGTACGTAGCTCCGCTTTTAGAAAAAGTGCGCGCAGGAGAAGCGGATGTGGATTTCGTAGAAGTCATGTGCTGCCCGTCTGGTTGTATCAGCGGCGGAGGTCAGCCCAAAGTACTGCTCCCTACCGAACGGGATGAAGTGTACATGTGCAGACGTAAGTCCATATATTCGCACGACAAGGATTCTAAAATCCGCAAGTCGCACGAAAATCCTGATGTACAAAAAGCATATGCCGATTTTCTAGGCGAGCCGCTAGGCCACACTTCCCACAAGCTACTACACACCACGTATACAAAGCGGGACATCTAAAATGAAGTCCTTCGTAATAGCTGATCCACGCAAATGCATAGGGTGCGGCGCGTGTGAAATTGCGTGTGCCAGAGCAAACACGGAGCTATCTATTCCCGAAGCGGCAAGACTGCGCGCGCCATTTAATTCGCGCGTAAACTTGATAGCGACCTCCGAAATAACTATCCCTATCCAATGCCGCCAATGCGAAGACGCACCATGCGCCAAGGCTTGCCCAGCGGAAGGAATCATCTATTCAAACGGGGTAGTTCATATTCGCAAAGAGAATTGTATAGGATGTAAAATGTGCATCCTAGCCTGCCCAATAGGAGCAGTAGATATTTTGCCGCTTGATAGAATATTGCCACGCGCTGAGAGTGATACTGATATACCTGAATTTTACGCCAGCAAATGCGAGCTATGTAGTGAGCGAGTGGAAGGTCCGGCGTGTATAGAGATATGTCCGGCTAAGGCATTTACGCTTATTGATGGTGATGTGATTCGGGATGTTGTTCGGGGTCGGCGGGAGAGGGTTGTTCGGGGTATGGAGTGAAGGTGTGGTTAGTTAATACGGATAAGGTAACGGAGGTTTTAGTAAACGCTGTAAGATTACGCACATTCTTTTTGATATATTTTTTTAATCCGTTCAAAAGTCGGCATAAAACCAGAATAATCTATACTGTTGAAAGGTGGAGTGGCTTTTGCAATTGCTATAGCAAAGTCATTTTTTGTAAGAGCTATGTTGTATTCAGTTCCATCTGACCTTCTTAGCATTACACCTGAGTCTAGTATTTTATCTTGCGCAGGTTTTTTATCATTATAGCAAAT from the Maridesulfovibrio frigidus DSM 17176 genome contains:
- the fdhF gene encoding formate dehydrogenase subunit alpha: MNKVLTTCPYCGTGCNLYLHIEDGQLISASPATGKSVNNGSLCAKGHFGFDFVNHSDRLTSPLIRKNGVLVEAGWDEALSLITNRFKSHIQNFGSDSIAGFSSARCTNEENYLMQKYMRAAIGTNNIDHCARLUHAPTVAGLAAAFGSGSMSNSINELDLMGTGNAIFTIGSNTTECHPIIGMRMMEAAQRGTKLVIADPRAITLAQHADVWLQLKPGTDVALLNSIANVLIREGLTDENFISTRTEGYEAARDLVARYTPEFAETITTVPAQKIYEAARIIGSSKTTATYYTMGITQHTSGVDNVRSVANIAMLTGNMGKPLTGVNPLRGQNNVQGSCDMGTLPDVMTGYQKLNLPEVRDKFSKVWNVNLSDKTGLKIPEVLDGIEQGSIKGLFVFGENPMRSDPDINHVKHCLEAIDFLVVQDIFLTETAELADVVLPGASFAEKDGTFSSTERRVQLVRKAIDPIGNSRPDWQILAELLNRMGISKEYSSPEDIFDEIRSLTPSYSGITYSRLETEHLQWPCPSEDHQGTPILHVDQFVRGKGAFLAAEYRDPAEMTDENYPLILTTGRITTHYHTGTMSRRCWGLDGARPEEMVEVNPADADSYHIKDGGYIVVTSRRGELRARAQITDRVPEGLIFTTFHFSESPGNILTNSAADPITGTPEFKVCAAKIRSD
- a CDS encoding 4Fe-4S dicluster domain-containing protein; the encoded protein is MSSSLSNFIAADSEKCIGCKLCEIACSQAHSESTAFTVGALTSPILPRLYVVQTPEITVPVQCRHCEDAPCANCCPVSAISRKNGAIIVEKKLCVGCKTCMLACPFGAIELLPVYENGKPIMQPVLCEENESSVDEAPMLFAGKCDLCTDRAKGPACVEICPEKALSLIDPARMKRDRNIKAAMSFLNTSQNFS
- a CDS encoding [FeFe] hydrogenase, group A is translated as MTKVRELIKIDPELCTGCERCKDVCPVNAIFGKKGEPHRVESSRCVFCGQCVQTCSGYSSVLDEPETPRADKLRERGMFESTTEPLFAAYCAGDALEVAAALKTDKFSMVQCAPSVRVAIGEDFGMPAGSLTPGKMAAALRRIGFSRVYDTNFAADLTIMEEGHELLARISTDATLPMFTSCCPAWVRFMEQHYSDLLPHLSSCKSPQQMSGALFKTYGADIDGKAREEIYSVAVMPCTCKKYESARPEMSMDGYRDVDAVITTRELAYLIREAGIDFTSLPDEDFDRPLGTYTGAGNIFGVTGGVMEAALRTAYELVSGEPVPDTDLLFVRGGEGTRTAFITIEDKTFKVAVVAGLKYVAPLLEKVRAGEADVDFVEVMCCPSGCISGGGQPKVLLPTERDEVYMCRRKSIYSHDKDSKIRKSHENPDVQKAYADFLGEPLGHTSHKLLHTTYTKRDI
- a CDS encoding 4Fe-4S dicluster domain-containing protein codes for the protein MKSFVIADPRKCIGCGACEIACARANTELSIPEAARLRAPFNSRVNLIATSEITIPIQCRQCEDAPCAKACPAEGIIYSNGVVHIRKENCIGCKMCILACPIGAVDILPLDRILPRAESDTDIPEFYASKCELCSERVEGPACIEICPAKAFTLIDGDVIRDVVRGRRERVVRGME